A segment of the Chitinophagales bacterium genome:
AACAAATTGGGACAGAAATAAAATACAAACGGCTTTCCCTGCTTAAAAATTACTGGATAGATCAAGTCAGCGATTTAAAGGACTTTGAATTGAAATCCCCAGCATGTTCCATGTATGAAGGGGGTGCTATTGCAGCATTCAGTTTAAAAAATGTTTCTGTCGACACCATAGTAGAGCAACTCATCAAAAAATATAAGATTCATGTTGGAAAAGTAAATCTGCCAAATTTGAAGGCTGTAAGAATCTCACCCCATATCTACACCAGCAAAAAGGAATTGGATATCTTAGCAAAAGCAATTAAAGAACTGCACGTTTAAACTATACGATTAGAATGCTTGAAAAACTAATATCCTTCCTTGAAAGTCGGCCAATTCTAAACCTAATTCTAATTTTAATCTACACAATAACAATTGTTTCTCTCCATGATTTTATGGTGCAGCAATCTATTGCGGTAATGAATGCCCTTGGTATGGATTTTTACAATACAATAGTAGCCTATGGCAGTTTAATATTGGGCGTATTGTTAATTGTTTATGTGGTTTTTAAGCTCCTAAATAATAAAAATGAGCTTGGCAAAAAACTTTTCTTCCTGGGAAGCACATTGATTCTAATGTTTATTCATTTCCATTTTATGTTTGAAATGAATATTGAAATCATACACTCTTTGCAGTATGGCATTCTTGGGTTTTTACTGTTCCCATTTAGCAGAAAAATAGGAGCAGCAGTGGTACTATCATTGCCTATTATGCTACTTGACGAATGGTACCAATACCAGGTCTTGTACCCCGGATATGTAGAATATTTTGAGTTCAACGATATCATTATGAATATTTTTGGGCTCACCTTATTGTGTATTATTCTTTGGATAAGTGGTGTAAAACACAATGTGAGTGCCACAGCAATATACAAACGCTGGGATTTTAAATTACTCTTAGGTTACATTGCCCTTACGACAATACTTCTTATTAGCAGCATTATTGTATTTTATCCTGAAAATCAGACAGAACAAACCTGGCTGATTTTAAATCAAATGGAAGAAAGAGGTGAATTCTGGATTACACATAAGTTTTCCGGGGCAGTTTATCATGTACTTAGTCCTGTAGAATCATTTATTGGTTTGGTGGGGCTTTCATTGTTTTATATGCTGGCAGATTTTAAGTGGGGAAAACCAAATATTCAGTGATACAAAAAATTAGCATCATAGCCTGTGGTTGGCTGGGACTTCCCCTAGCAGAATTTTTAGTACAAAAAGGATATAAAGTAAAAGGAAGTACAACCACGGCTTCAAAACTTAAAGCAATTCAAAGCAAAGGCATTCAAGCCAACCTGATTCAGCTTGGTGCCAATTTTAATGGTGAATGGCAGGATTTTTTAGACTGTGATCTTTTGATCGTTTGCATTCCCCCTTCTGCATCTAAAGAAAATCCCGAATTGCCGCTCAAGCAAATCATAGCAGAAGCAAAAGAAAAAAAGGTCTCACGTGTTCTATACACGAGTGCCACTTCTGTATATTCCAGCAACAATTCCATTGTTAAAGAATCGGATGCTACTTATATTAAAAGTCCACATTCGGGAGTTGAAATGCTGGCTCTGGAAGAGCTTTTTACCAAATCACAAGGATTTAAAACTAGCATTCTGCGCTTGGCTGGATTATTTGGAGGAGATCGCCTACCAGGGAAATATTTGGCCGGAAAAAAGGATTTGCCCAATGGCAATCAGCCCGTAAATATGATTCATCTTGAGGATTGTATCGATATTATTCATGCGCTCATACAAAAAGATCTTTTCCCTGAAATAATGAATGCCTGTAGTGATATACATCCGAGCAGAGAAGAATTTTACACAGTGATGGCGGAGAAAAATGGCTGGCCCCTCCCCCATTTCAGTGCCGAAAAAAGCAAGCCACATAAAATTGTCAGCAATGAAAAATTGAAGAAATTACTGAATTACCGGTTTGTCTATGCCAATCCCTTGGATGCGCTTTGATTTTAGCCCTGAAAATCTATTTTGGACATTCTGTAGTGCGAAAACCAGAACAGAAGCCTTCACTCAGCCACTGCCCTTTCCAGAATTTCGTCCTTTCCTGCTCTAATGCCCGAAATACTTCTATTTATTTTATGGTCAATTTTCACACCATTGGGATAAATATAAGTTCCATCGGGATAGGCAACCACTGATCGTGTGAAATAAATTTTGATATTTCCGGGCATAGGCAAACAAATTACATCTCCCAATGCTCCCGCTGTTTGTGTGCCTATAGTAGTGGTATTGGAAAGACTCTGAAATCGCATACAATTAAACTCACCTCCACTTTGTATAAATTCATCTACGAGAATCACCTTTTTCAAATTTTTCAAGCTACTTTTTTTATAGCTTTCCAATCTGTTTTCCTGCATGAAAAATGCTCCAGGTTTTTCCCAAAGAGGCATGTATAATTTGGAAAATAAGTTTTTATCAGCTGCCAATATATTCAGCAAATATTTATAAGTCTCGTAATTTTCCCTCTCATAACTGTAATTGCGCAAA
Coding sequences within it:
- a CDS encoding NAD(P)H-binding protein codes for the protein MIQKISIIACGWLGLPLAEFLVQKGYKVKGSTTTASKLKAIQSKGIQANLIQLGANFNGEWQDFLDCDLLIVCIPPSASKENPELPLKQIIAEAKEKKVSRVLYTSATSVYSSNNSIVKESDATYIKSPHSGVEMLALEELFTKSQGFKTSILRLAGLFGGDRLPGKYLAGKKDLPNGNQPVNMIHLEDCIDIIHALIQKDLFPEIMNACSDIHPSREEFYTVMAEKNGWPLPHFSAEKSKPHKIVSNEKLKKLLNYRFVYANPLDAL